The following coding sequences are from one Gopherus flavomarginatus isolate rGopFla2 chromosome 23, rGopFla2.mat.asm, whole genome shotgun sequence window:
- the LOC127039614 gene encoding lysophosphatidic acid receptor 6-like: MTSSNCSNNSSSSSSADTVFVGLYALIFTLGLVLNLAALYIFFRCSSIRSLTTVYMKNLAVSDLLLVVSLPVRIYYYSKRPDLGDQVCEITGLLLLVNMYGSIFLLTCISWDRCMAVCFPMHPWVQTLRKQAKYICLGVWLLSCAGTVPTYFTRMKEDGTMKHCFDNQPKYVTRRSVSSAMALCFALPLLVMVVCSWALLRAIHRSAAAQMELVNSAKIRSMIVANVTIFLGCFLPFHLVLICYQVDALKGETLDFSYRCTLLVASANAALDPLAYYFATETFQRMVVMDNLRKAWGFHTDSAEGQSRSQTAFRQCIYLQNIMAVPNSTPLVGSPSREPRS, encoded by the coding sequence ATGACCTCCTCCAATTGCAGCAAcaacagtagcagcagcagctcagcagaCACGGTCTTCGTGGGCCTCTACGCCCTCATCTTCACTCTGGGGCTGGTGCTCAACCTGGCCGCGCTTTACATCTTCTTCCGCTGCAGCAGCATCCGCTCCCTCACCACCGTCTACATGAAGAACCTGGCTGTCTCCGACCTGCTCCTGGTGGTGTCCCTGCCCGTCCGCATCTACTACTACAGCAAGCGGCCCGACCTGGGGGACCAGGTCTGCGAGATcacggggctgctgctgctggtcaaCATGTACGGgagcatcttcctgctgacctGCATCAGCTGGGACCGCTGCATGGCCGTCTGCTTCCCGATGCACCCGTGGGTCCAGACGCTGCGCAAGCAGGCCAAGTACATCTgcctgggtgtctggctgctgaGCTGTGCCGGCACCGTGCCCACCTACTTCACCCGGATGAAGGAAGACGGGACGATGAAGCACTGCTTCGACAACCAGCCCAAGTACGTCACCCGGCGCAGCGTGTCCTCGGCCATGGCCCTGTGCTTCGCCCTGCCGCTGCTGGTCATGGTGGTCTGCTCCTGGGCCCTGCTCCGCGCCATCCACCGCAGCGCGGCCGCCCAGATGGAGCTGGTGAACAGCGCCAAGATCCGCAGCATGATCGTGGCCAACGTCACCAtcttcctgggctgcttcctgccTTTCCACCTGGTGCTGATCTGCTACCAGGTAGACGCCCTGAAGGGCGAGACGCTGGACTTTTCCTACCGCTGCACCTTGCTGGTGGCCTCCGCCAACGCGGCCCTGGACCCGCTGGCCTATTACTTCGCCACCGAGACCTTCCAGCGCATGGTGGTGATGGACAACCTACGCAAGGCCTGGGGCTTTCACACCGACAGCGCCGAGGGGCAGAGCCGCTCCCAGACCGCATTCAGGCAGTGCATCTACCTGCAGAACATCATGGCCGTGCCAAACAGCACCCCGCTGGTGGGGAGCCCCAGCAGGGAGCCCCGGAGCTAA